ACGAAGGAAAATcacattaataaataataccattttttcaaagatacaaaaaaatcacatTGATCAATATGCCCTTGTCTCAAAAGGAAGGAAATCATTCAAGTAAATATAGCAAATATACCACtacttcaaaggctcaaaagtTTTGCTAGTAAAGAAACACaccaataaacacaaatgaatgcTGATCAAATCAGCCTCTAATAAACTACAAATTCTACAGTACATCCTCAGATTAGTGGACCACTTATACGAACGAGACTTACTCTGCGTAATGTTGAAGTTCGAACACCGCCCGCTCGGTTTTCCGGTCCCGTATTCGTCGGCTTCGTACACGGGACTAAGACCTACGTAACACTGGCAGCTCTTCCAGTACTCGTGTTCGACACACACCTGCTTGCATACCTGGAATCAGCGGAGGACGGTTTCATTAACCAGGTACTACAGGTTCAAGACACGTACCGCCTTCCctgattgaagatgttcaaggaAAACCATTAGAAGTTTTAAATTCTCTCTAATTTCGTCGTTTTGTAAATTCGTGGGGGCGTTTTTGTAAAGGGTACTGAAattgcaaaggagagagagagagagagagagagagagagagagagagagagagagagagagagagagaatttcatcccTTTACCTACAGGTATTACCTATATCTGTACCTCAAAATgctgtaatttcatatatatatatatatatatatatatatatatatatatatatatatatatatatatatatataatatatatatatatatatatacacacacacacacacacacagatgagcacttctggaaaatctctctctctctctctctctctctctctctctctctctctctttgggggcAAAATTACCGACTACTTACCTTCGGGGAGTACATTAGTCTCTGCCACCCAGTTTCATTTTGAAAAGAATCTTCCGTTGACAGGTGAATGCCACCGTCATCAACCTGTCCTTCAGTTGATTGGCAGGTGCCATGGGGAGGACCAAGTCGCAGGTATGCTGTCTAAAAACGGACACCCCTCAGAAAGTTTATGAagaataaatcattttttttcgagaatacatacataaattagaaTAAGTTAgagagtttttttatatgaaagtttTCACTTTAAATTACAACTCAGTGACATAACCGAGGAAGACGAACGTAGATGatgattattatagttatattctTTACCCTGCTGATGCTGATGGAGGAGGTCTCAGGCCCCAGGTTGACCCCTTCCTCCTCCGGAAGGGCCAGAAGGCGCGGATCGTGGACCACCACCCTTACACCCAAatcgggagagaggagagataaccCGGAGGGAACGTTGAGAGATAAGCGGAGTCCGTTCTGTCCAGACGATAGGAAATTATCATGATGTCTGTCTCATGTCATAAACTAGTTGGTGACTTGTTGCACACACGTCACAAACATTTTTAATACAAGTTGACTGATgtaagggaaatacaaaaagtgtGTCCACATATAATGAAACATGTTATCATCAAGTTGGTGACTTGTTGCACACATGTCACAAACACATTGAATACCAGTTGACCTATGTAAAGGAATTACAAAACATATCATAAACAAGTTTACGACTTGTTGTACACATgttacatacatttttaataCAAGTTGACTGCTGTAAAGGAAATACAAAAGGTGTGTGTCCACTCTATTATAAAACATGTCATCAACAAGTCAGTGACATGTTACACACAtgtcagatacatatgtaatgcaAGTTGGCCAAtgtaaaggaaatacaaaaagtgTGTCTATGCTACATTAAAACATGTCGTTAATAAGTTGGTGACTTGCTGCACACATGTCACAAACATGTTTAATACAAATTGACTGAtgtaaagaaaatacaaacattTCACAAACACACTGAATGACAAGTTGACCGATGTAAAGGAAATACAAAAGGTGTGTGCGTGTTACATTAAAATATGTCATAAACAAGTTGATGGCTTATCGCACACATATCACAAACGTTAATCAAAAGTTGGTATATGTAATGGAAATACGTACCCATCTGCCAAAGATTCACATAATCTCACCTTAGGACCAGACGTTGCGGTTTTAACTTTGGGTACTGACGGCTGGATCCCATCGCTGTCCTTTACCCTGGGGCCGTTAAAAGTATAGCAGGTGCCAAAGCTATCACTTGCCCAGGTAGTAAACCACCTGTAAGAGGAAAGCAGGCGTTGGGGAAGTTATTAAAGTAAAGAAAAGCTTGTAATGCAAAGGAAAGTATCACCACATCTCCAGGTAGGCAGAATGAGAGGATGGGAATTTTTTTTCGCTTTATACTTCTGTTGTTTCTTACTTCTTCTGAGAATATGAATCTTCATTccgtcgatattattattattattattattattattattattattattatttattattattattattattattattattatattattattattattattgttgttgttgttgttgttgttgttgttgttgttgttgttattattattattattattattattattattattattattattattattattatccacgaTCTTGttaattttgttgggaaaatattttatttacttttcagcaGTGTCACGAGACAAAATAACTTGGGACTGGTACTAAAAGTAGTCGTGGTATGTTTATCTGTTTGTTtgctgtttgtatgtgtgtgtgttttttcttttacaagttttttcaagaaaaaacttATCAAAAGACTGGCTTTGTAACTACCAATAAGGGATTAGATTCTGGGAGAGAAGAATATAACATTTGTGGAGAAGTGGCCTTTTGAGGATGAATTGCTCAACCTTGATTGAGGTTTGCTGTCTCGGTGCAAAagtgttgttgttgtcgtcgtcgttatagtgttgttgtttttgtaatatAGGTCAGAGTAGATGTAGTAGTAACAttcataaagaatattttcagccAGGCAAAATTGTTTTCATCCTCCCTGCAAGAGCCTTCTTTTCATCTCAACGAATATCACACTTATTGAAAAATAAGTCAAAATTTGTCTTCTTCTTGTTGCTCCAGGTACAACAGAGAGGTTCTCCAGCTAAGCTACGAGGCATTTCAGAACGTATCGTATCCGAAACTATATTTTTCGTCAAACAGAATTGTTGACGAAATTCCTTGATCTCTCCATAAACATTCCACGGTGAAGGCAGTCTTCCATGCCTCTGCTGGAAAATACAGATATTCCATAGAATGTCATTGAATATAAGGACGTTTATTCCACTCGAAATATCTCACAACTTCTGTAAGCCTCTGAGGAAAGACGCAAGTAATAATTTaccgttttcttctctctctctctctctctctctctctctcctggatttGATTATTATTTGCTTAATTTTCTTATACTGgagagcattttttttatctttaatgtgAAACTGGAAGAAAACAATCTTCAATCACTATAAcatacatttcatttttataacaGTTTACTGACCTGGGTGTTTCATAACTTCCAAGATTTGATCCCCAGCAAAAGCTCACGTGTCTGTAAGTCACAGAAATTTACAAATTCCTATGAAAGGGAGTTAAGGGTATTGGTTACCCTCACGTCTCTAAGCAAGGCAAAGGATTTTCAGTTTCTGCTTTAGGGGTAGCGAGGAGGGAACCAGATTTTCCTGAATTTCGCTAAATTCGCCTTCCTTTCTCACCCACGACGTTCTAACCTCAGTTCCTACCCCGTTCCCTTCTATGCCAAGGCcttctcccctacctaccctgccacCCAGAGAGTTTTGGGGGTAGCGAGAAGGGAAAGGAATTTCCCTAAATGTCCTTAAATTTGCTTTCCGTTCTTACCTAAGACGTTCTTACCAGGGCGCCTTCTCCCCTACCTCTCCTGCCACCCGCTCCCAGAGAGTCTTGGGCGTTGCGAGAAGGGAACGAAATTCCCCTAAATTTCTCTGAATGTCCTTAAATTTGCCCATCCCTAAACCGCTTCAGCCCAAGGGCCTTCTACCCTCCACCTACCTCCTCCCCAACGAGTTTCCAGTTAACTACCCTTGGGGTAGTTAGAATGGATCCGAATTTCACTAAAATCCTCCTaatttcatctttctttcctACCTACGACGTTCTAACACctcaacccctccccccaccaaagAGTTTCCAGTTGCTAACTTTGGGGTAGCGACCAAATTTCTTTCACTTGGCCTAAATTCGCCTTCCTTACCTAGACGTTCTAACCCCTAGCCCtaccccctccctccatccccggGGCCTCCTTTCCTCCACCGCCTTCCCCTCTCCATCCTTCAAGTCCCCAGGTCCCTAACCAAACTGTATCCTTCCTCTCGGGCCACTAAATCAAGCCCGGAGTCCTTGGGCAACATTAGGATTGCATTCCTGAATTCCGGAGAATCGTTGATAACATCCTTCCATTGCAGCGCTATCTGAATTTCCAATGGACTCTGgtatgacaactctctctctctctctctctctctctctctctctctctgcttttagtGCTTACGACTACATGCTTTTAAAGTGGTTGGGGTCCTACTAAGAATGCAATTTACATTTCTATTTGTAAATTACCTTAAAGTAATCCACTTTCTAGCACCTAATTTAAATACGCATTTGTACAGTTCGTATAATATCTTAAACTACTTTCTACATCTATCCATCACCCGTAGAAACTTCTCCAGTAGATTAAAAACAAATCAGAATAAATCTTAGACCCTTTTAAGATTTTCTTCGCCACTTCCTTCGCAAATGGGTACAACATCAAGTTaccaaacctaaaaaaaaaaaaaaaaaaaaaaaaggaggaggactCCCAACaaatcagaaatatttgaatttttatttgccCGACGCGAGCATGTAAATGCAAAAACTTGTTCCTCCCGAAGCCGTGGTCCTTTGACAAACTCGATAATAAATGCAGACGAAGCAGAATTGTGAGCCATAATCAAAAGTTTGGTCGAATCAAGATttcgtgtgattttttttttttttttagtgtcgaATAGTTTTGTGGCCGGGTTTATCCGCAATTGCCTTTGACGGTTGAAATCGTGAATAGATAACTGGTGTCCATTAGCACTAAAAACTCTCGaccttttcttttacaaaatgaaaaaaatcccaTTTTCTTTTGCCAAAAAATCacctttttcttaaaaaaaaaaaaaaaaaaaaaaaaaaaaaaaaaaaaaaaaaaactttttcttttaccaaaGAATTCCTAAGGTAATATTCTAATTCCTAGATATAAAATTCTAATTCAAATGCCCTTATTGATTTCATTCCAGATTCACTACAATTCTTttctagtacaaaaaaaaaatcccataataaaattccatttttaagATACAATGAAATTCTAATTCAAATACCTTTACGGATTTAATTTTCGATTCAGTATTTAATCCATAAATCTCTTgacaatatatttaagatattCGATATAAAAATCGGTAAACTCAGTCGTTTTTTGTAACTTTCTCCTCAATTTCTGATTCATGAATTCAACACCGGTCTTTCATTACGTGAAGAATCCAAAATGATGTCTCCCACTTTTATTCCATTAACATAAATTAGGCCATGGGTCAAGACCTTTGTCTTTCTGAGATCTTGATTTCATTTATATCTGTTCAAAGTGAAAGATGATTTAAAAATCAGCTGTTTAAAAGTCATCAAGAATACGAAAGAAAATTTGACTTAATTTGTTCCAGTTTTTATCTCAAATGTGATAACATTCCTCTTCATAAACAAACACATTTTACATCACTTGTAGTCGATCAAGATTTTTACGAAGAATTTGAACTTAATTTGTGTCCAGTTTATATCCTTCAAATTGTGAAATAACAAATTTTTCCTCTTGTGTCATAAACAAACACATTTTACATCACTTGTAGTCACATTTTTGACATAACATTCTTCCTCATAAACAAATGTTTCACATCACCTGTACTCACATTCTTGGCAAAACATTACTATTCATAAACAAACCATGTTTCACATCCCCTGTACTCACATTCTCGACACAACAATCCTCCTCATACACAAGAACAATCCACATACCCGTAATCACATCCTTCATAAACAAACCACATTCCACCTCACCTGTAATCACATACCTGtaatcataaacacacacattccACATACCAGTAGTAACATGCTTCTCCATAAACAAACCACACTCCATATCACCTGTATTCACATACCTGTAATCATAAGCAAAACCATTCCACTTACCTGTAGTTCACATTCCACTTACCTGTAGTCACATTCCACTTACCTGTAGTCACATTCTTCTTCATAAACAAACCACACTCCACATCACCTGTAGTCACATTCTTGACATACCATTCCCCCCTCATAAACAAGCCACACTCCACCTCACCTATAGTCACATTCTTGATCGTCAAAACTGCAGGAGTAGACCAGCTCATCAGATGGCGTGGCGTATTTCATCTGGTCTTCGTCAGAGGGCTGATAGAGATCAGATATGTCCTGGAAATCTGGTCTCTGCTTCAAGAGCATCATGCTCAGGGTTTCGTTGTCCAGTCTTCCCTCGTTCCAGTCGTCTATCCCTGAGAAGAATTTGAAAATTGAAgagattattcattatttaattaaGACTGAAAGGCATTTTTTAGGTCATAATAATCTATTCTTgaagaaattgaaaattgaaGAGATTATTCATTATCTAATTAAGattgaaaggaatttttttaaggtgataataatctatttttgaagaaattgaaaattggagagattattcattatttaattaaGACTGAAAGgcattttttaggtgataataatctatttttgaagaaattgaaaattgaaGAGATTATTGGTTGCTTAAGACTGAAGGACATTTTTCTGGATGATAATTTGTTTGTGGGTCTGTTGCCAATTTAATCATACAGGATGCAATCCCTGAGAAGTAGTAGTTCAAAATTTAAGAGATTGTCAGTTATTTAAGACTGAAGGGCATTTTTTATGAgtgataataatttatttgagGTCTCTTTATCAGTTTATTCAAACAGAATGCTATCCCTGAGAAG
The sequence above is drawn from the Macrobrachium nipponense isolate FS-2020 chromosome 32, ASM1510439v2, whole genome shotgun sequence genome and encodes:
- the LOC135207437 gene encoding degenerin-like protein unc-105; amino-acid sequence: MKCSSHYRKMSHLLRRNASLNTEQQSCDQDVGWYGEELTWSVLCQFGVICDHYGCYDTSLKTYREHAGKPGFLCSKCGGVVDVCWQAHWIDDWNEGRLDNETLSMMLLKQRPDFQDISDLYQPSDEDQMKYATPSDELVYSCSFDDQECDYRWFTTWASDSFGTCYTFNGPRVKDSDGIQPSVPKVKTATSGPKNGLRLSLNVPSGLSLLSPDLGVRVVVHDPRLLALPEEEGVNLGPETSSISISRTAYLRLGPPHGTCQSTEGQVDDGGIHLSTEDSFQNETGWQRLMYSPKVCKQVCVEHEYWKSCQCYVGLSPVYEADEYGTGKPSGRCSNFNITQKLCMDIVTEAYLSGDLDCKCPQACKEMVYKTQVTSSRVNESKSEMVNLHLYLDSTTYELYEESPTYTWDTLLSNLGGSLGLFLGVSLVSVVESRSSQVGREKSFPRMKSIHLDAKAHFPKRN